The Mustela nigripes isolate SB6536 chromosome 4, MUSNIG.SB6536, whole genome shotgun sequence genome includes a window with the following:
- the LOC132016300 gene encoding LOW QUALITY PROTEIN: uncharacterized protein LOC132016300 (The sequence of the model RefSeq protein was modified relative to this genomic sequence to represent the inferred CDS: inserted 3 bases in 3 codons; deleted 3 bases in 2 codons; substituted 4 bases at 4 genomic stop codons) has product MSGDNLLSQVGQWGEYYWHLVDRGHRCCQTSHTVQGQAPATNNYTTPNVNNAEEVEKFSSRLMAVQQGETGTSTTYTDSGFILCLDLLSRRADDRLIQMLQCSVWIPPEGLGPGRPICVSVCLPCPQRIGQTITTPLSLTLGHWRDVQIRANNLSVEIKKRKWQTLCTSEWPTFNVGWPRDGTFNITVILQVKERIFSQGPQGHPNQVPYIVVWESLINDPPPWVSPFNHPKPKPIPDPIPLPTPSAPPVPLCPAEPPKPPVPLCPAEPLKPPVPLCPAHPPKPPVSSNLYPVIGDSVSSRRPKPKRVLPPDDSPLIDLLTEDPPPYQHPPPPAQAPTSSDSEEEPDNPPEECHPSQSPIAGRLRGHKEAIKEGSSKLLPLRQGGGAGNQLQYWPFSALDLYKWKSHNPSFSQDPIALTALIESILITHQPTWDDCQQLLQTLLITEERQKVYLEARKNVPGDNGRPTQLPNVIDATFPLTRPDWDFNTAEGRTHLNLYHQLLIAGLHNVGRRPTNLAQVRQVTQGSEESPTAFLERLKEAYRRYTPFDPDSHEQRGNVSMAFIWQSAPDIRHKLQRLENLXDFSLQDLLKEAEKIYSKRETQEEKEDRLRKEAEEKEDKXERKRNKELSKILAAVLQGNQGLDAVKPGREGDKRKPRVDRDQCAYCKERGYWVKSCPKRPRNPKEDTTQATRLMALDEDXGCQGQEPXHKPRITLTVGGQPVTFLVDTGAQHSVLTKTPRQLSDRTAWVQGATRGKQYHWTKERKVHLASGKVSHLFLHVPDCPYPLLGRDLLTKLKAQIHFESKGPTVTGPNGTPLHILTLQLEEEYRLHEGAPQPKGDIKFWLSSYPNTWAETGGIGLATQQPPIHIQLKATAIPVNVRQYPMSNEARQGIRPHIRRLLNQGILAPCRSPWNTPLLPIKKPGTDDYQPVQDLREVNKRIEDIHPTVPNPCNLLSTLPPTHSWYTVLDLKDAFFCLKLSPQSQPIFAFEWKDPELGISGQLTWTRLPQGFKNSPTLFDEALHQDLADFRVSHPSLILLQYVNDILLATTNEKDCRTGTGDLLQTLGRMGYRVSAKKAQICQTKVTYLGYELYNGQRANGQRWLTAARKKTISSIPTPQTPRQLREFLGTAGFCRLWIPRFAEIAAPLYPLTKQDVPFVWTEQQQQAFDHIKQALLKSPALGLPDITKPFDLFVDEKQGFAKGVLTQRLGPWRHPITYLSKKLDPVAAGWPPCLKMIAAIAVXIKDATKLTLGQPVTILAPHTVESLIRQPPDHWLSNARLTHYQSLLLDTDRIQFGPVVTLNPATLLPTPGETPLHDCHQILTEIHGTRPDLTDQPMRDVDLTWYTDGSSYLQNGERRAGAAITTDSQIVWASALPGGTSAQRAELIALTQALQLAEGKKLNVYTDSRYAFVTAHIHGEMYRRRGLLTSDGKEIKNKTEILALLKALFLPKKLSIMHCPGHQKGDSPEAKGNRLADETARRAALGPQLLTVTILTGTEENSETPIWSYEKTDLDIIQRLGANYNAVQNRWEYQGKAIIPELIDHLHRLTHLSANKMKSLMDRANLENYFPKRNFLLRQAAANCRACAQVNPGRTSIGPGVRVRGHRPGTHWEIDXTEIKPSMYGYNYLLVFLDTFSGWEEAFPTKKETANIVAKKLLEEIFLRYGMPKVLGSDNGPAFVSQVSQSVAKLLGIDWKLHCTYRPQSSGQVERMNRTIKEALSKLLLETGSKDWVQLLPLALYRARNTPGPHGLTPFEILYGAPPPVVTFFETDISTHSPSPSIQAHLQALQLVQQEVWKPLAAAYQEELNIPSKPHPYKIGDTVWVRRHXATNLEPLWKGPHTVLLTTPTALKVDGIAAWIHASHVKAAHPDGQTKHPQNSEWTVRRSSPHLTKQLTWQVLSQTGEVIWSTSGQHTLGTWWPTLTPDFCQLAAGLNKWDIPTADPHSLHSYTGDPTGVQEPSCKSPIARCRLAQSDFYVCPKDGRTRDMAYRCGGYQEYFCAKWGCETTGDAYWHPSSSWDSITIRRNYTKSNENTCYFSRGWTNYKNALLLPLKITFRDQNPSSTPSWVQGKTWGFRWYLNGKDKGLTLKIKLNIENPRTSGIGPNPVLPDQRAKQAPPRTCSSPPSHKLTLPEVSGQGLCLGKIPSSHQTLCNITTLISPGNYYLEAPNGTYWACNTGLTPCISAQLPKATADYCVLVQLRPRITYHRSETILHFYENKPRYRREPLTLTLAILLGVGGIAAGIGTGTSTLLQSDQLIHLQAAMTADLEAIEKSITALEKSLTSLSEVVLQNRRGLDLLFLREGGLCTALKETCCFYADHTGVVRETMDKLRERLAQRKKDFESHQGWFENWFNRSPWLTTLLSTILGPLIILLLILSIGPCILNKLVQFMKDRLSVIQTMVLTQQYHQLHSISDCRMLEEPSPLHCASLRGS; this is encoded by the exons ATGTCTGGAGACAATTTATTATCACAGGTTGGGCAGTGGGGAGAgtactactggcatctagtggataGAGGCCACAGATGCTGCCAAACATCCCATACCGTGCAGGGACAAGCCCCTGCAACAAATAATTATACAACCCCAAATGTCAATAACGCTGAGGAAGTTGAGAAGTTCAGTTCTAGGCTAATGGCTGTGCAGCAGGGCGAAACAGGAACCAGTACAACTTACACAGATTCTGGATTCATTCTGTG TTTGGACCTGCTCAGCAGAAGAGCGGATGACCGCCTTATACAAATGCTGCAGTGCTCCGTGTGGATACCGCCAGAGGGACTAGGGCCAGGCCGGCCCATCTGTGTTAGTGTCTGTTTACCTTGTCCCCAGAG GATAGGGCAAACCATTACCACCCCCTTGAGCCTCACTTTAGGTCACTGGAGAGACGTTCAGATTCGAGCTAACAATCTGTCAGtggaaatcaagaaaagaaaatggcaaacCCTCTGTACTTCTGAATGGCCCACCTTTAATGTTGGATGGCCCAGAGATGGGACCTTTAATATCACTGTTATATTACAGGTCAAGGAGCGGATCTTCAGCCAAGGACCCCAGGGCCACCCGAACCAAGTCCCTTACATAGTAGTTTGGGAAAGTCTTATTAATGACCCCCCTCCCTGGGTCTCTCCTTTCAATCATCCTAAGCCTAAGCCCATTCCagaccccatccccctcccaacaccctctgctccccctgtTCCCCTATGTCCCGCCgaacctcccaaaccccctgtTCCCCTATGTCCCGCCGAACCTCTTAAACCCCCTGTTCCCCTATGTCCTGCCCATCCTCCCAAACCCCCTGTCTCTTCCAACCTATATCCAGTTATTGGTGATTCTGTCTCTTCCCGGCGTCCTAAGCCAAAGAGGGTTCTTCCTCCTGATGACTCCCCCTTAATAGACCTCCTAACTGAGGACCCCCCTCCCTATCAGCATCCTCCTCCGCCGGCACAGGCCCCAACTTCCTCAGATTCTGAGGAGGAACCAGATAATCCGCCGGAAGAATGCCACCCCTCACAATCCCCAATAGCTGGTAGACTTAGGGGTCATAAGGAAGCTATAAAGGAGGGATCTTCCAAGCTCCTTCCCTTGCGCCAAGGCGGGGGGGCCGGCAATCAACTCCAATACTGGCCCTTTTCAGCCTTAGACTTATACAAATGGAAGTCCCATAACCCCTCCTTCTCACAGGACCCCATAGCTTTAACCGCTCTGATAGAGTCCATCCTAATCACGCATCAACCCACTTGGGATGATTGCCAACAGCTCTTGCAAACTCTTCTCATTACAGAGGAGAGACAAAAAGTTTACCTAGAAGCCAGAAAAAATGTTCCAGGAGACAATGGAAGACCGACCCAGCTCCCAAACGTGATAGATGCCACTTTTCCCCTGACCCGCCCCGACTGGGATTTCAACACGGCTGAAGGTAGGACCCACCTAAATCTTTATCACCAGTTACTCATAGCAGGCCTCCATAATGTGGGGCGCCGCCCCACCAATTTGGCCCAGGTGAGACAGGTCACTCAAGGCTCAGAAGAATCTCCCACCGCCTTCTTAGAAAGACTCAAAGAGGCTTATCGTAGGTATACCCCCTTTGATCCCGATAGTCATGAACAGAGAGGAAATGTGTCCATGGCCTTCATTTGGCAGTCAGCACCAGATATTAGACATAAGTTACAGCGGTTGGAGAATTTATAAGATTTCTCGTtgcaagatttattaaaagaagcagaaaaaatttATAGTAAAAGAGAAacccaggaggaaaaggaagatagattaaggaaagaggcagaagaaaaagaagacaaatgagaGCGTAAGCGAAATAAAGAACTTAGTAAAATCTTGGCCGCCGTACTGCAAGGCAATCAAGGATTAGATGCAGTAaagccaggaagggaaggagacaaaagAAAGCCTCGGGTAGACCGAGACCAATGTGCCTATTGCAAAGAGAGAGGGTATTGGGTCAAAAGCTGCCCAAAAAGACCCCGTAACCCCAAGGAAGATACCACACAGGCCACAAGATTAATGGCCCTAGATGAGGACTAGGGATGTCAGGGCCAGGAGC CCCACAAGCCCAGGATAACTCTAACTGTTGGGGGGCAACCAGTCACCTTTCTGGTAGATACCGGGGCACAACATTCTGTCTTAACCAAAACCCCACGACAATTAAGTGACCGGACGGCATGGGTTCAAGGGGCCACCAGAGGAAAACAATATCACTGGACCAAGGAAAGGAAGGTACATTTGGCGTCTGGTAAAGTTTCTCATTTGTTCCTCCACGTGCCTGACTGTCCCTACCCACTCCTGGGGAGAGATCTATTGACTAAACTAAAAGCCCAGATCCATTTCGAATCAAAGGGACCCACAGTGACAGGCCCCAACGGGACTCCTCTACATATACTTACTTTGCAACTAGAAGAGGAATATAGACTGCATGAGGGAGCCCCCCAACCTAAAGGGGACATAAAATTCTGGCTCTCATCCTACCCAAATACCTGGGCAGAAACCGGAGGAATAGGGTTA GCCACCCAGCAACCTCCCATTCACATACAATTAAAGGCAACAGCCATCCCTGTCAATGTTAGACAATACCCTATGTCTAATGAGGCCCGCCAAGGCATCAGACCACACATACGGCGGCTACTAAACCAAGGCATTTTGGCCCCATGTCGATCTCCCTGGAATACCCCTCTACTCCCTATCAAGAAACCTGGAACAGATGACTATCAGCCAGTCCAGGACCTGAGGGAGGTCAATAAACGAATAGAAGACATCCACCCTACTGTGCCTAACCCCTGCAACCTACTTAGCACCCTGCCTCCAACCCACTCCTGGTATACTGTTCTAGACCTAAAAGACgctttcttttgcttaaaattaagTCCTCAGAGTCAacccatttttgcttttgaatggAAGGACCCAGAGTTGGGAATTTCAGGCCAGCTAACTTGGACAAGGCTGCCGCAAGGATTTAAGAACAGCCCTACATTATTCGATGAGGCCCTTCACCAGGACCTGGCTGATTTCCGGGTGAGTCATCCCTCCCTGATCTTACTCCAATATGTCAATGACATCTTATTGGCCACAACAAATGAAAAGGACTGTCGAACAGGTACTGGGGACCTCCTACAAACCCTTGGCCGAATGGGATACAGGGTATCTGCAAAGAAGGCCCAAATTTGCCAGACTAAGGTCACCTACTTGGGTTATGAATTATATAATGGCCAGCGG GCTAACGGCCAGCGGTGGCTAACGGCCGCAAGGAAAAAGACTATATCCAGCATTCCAACGCCCCAAACCCCCAGGCAATTGCGGGAATTCCTAGGGACGGCGGGCTTCTGCAGACTATGGATCCCCAGGTTCGCAGAAATAGCGGCTCCCCTGTACCCCTTAACCAAACAGGATGTCCCTTTCGTCTGGACCGAACAACAACAGCAGGCATTTGATCATATTAAACAGGCACTCCTCAAATCCCCAGCGTTAGGCCTGCCGGACATAACTAAACCCTTTGACCTGTTCGTCGATGAAAAACAAGGGTTTGCTAAGGGGGTCCTAACTCAAAGACTAGGGCCTTGGAGACACCCTATCACCTACCTCTCTAAGAAATTAGACCCCGTGGCAGCAGGATGGCCACCATGCCTGAAAATGATAGCAGCCATAGCGG GCATTAAGGATGCAACCAAACTAACTTTGGGACAGCCTGTCACAATCCTGGCTCCCCACACAGTGGAATCCTTAATTCGTCAACCTCCAGACCATTGGCTATCTAACGCTCGCCTTACTCATTATCAGTCCCTCCTCCTGGACACAGACAGGATCCAGTTCGGACCTGTGGTGACTCTCAACCCCGCAACTCTCTTACCCACCCCTGGAGAGACCCCTTTACATGACTGTCACCAGATCCTTACAGAAATACATGGGACAAGGCCTGACTTGACTGACCAGCCCATGAGGGATGTAGACCTGACTTGGTACACGGATGGTAGTAGCTACCTGCAGAACGGAGAGCGGAGGGCAGGAGCCGCCATCACAACCGATTCTCAGATTGTATGGGCAAGCGCGTTACCAGGAGGCACTTCAGCCCAACGGGCTGAGCTAATCGCCTTAACTCAGGCTCTCCAGCTGGCAGAAGGTAAGAAACTTAATGTTTACACCGATAGTAGATACGCCTTTGTCACAGCCCATATTCATGGGGAAATGTATAGAAGGAGGGGACTATTAACCTCTGatggaaaagaaatcaaaaataaaactgaaatattggCCCTGCTGAAGGCCTTATTTCTTCCCAAGAAGTTAAGCATCATGCATTGCCCGGGCCATCAAAAAGGAGATAGCCCAGAGGCCAAAGGAAATCGCTTGGCCGATGAAACAGCCCGACGAGCAGCTCTAGGACCCCAACTATTGACTGTGACTATCCTCACTGGGACAGAGGAGAACAGTGAGACCCCCATTTGGAGTTatgagaaaacagatttggaCATCATTCAGAGGTTAGGAGCCAATTACAACGCGGTCCAAAACCGATGGGAATATCAAGGAAAAGCCATAATACCC GAACTAATAGATCACCTCCATCGGCTGACTCATCTAAGTGCAAATAAGATGAAATCTTTAATGGACAGAGCCAATTTAGAAAACTATTTCCCCAAACGAAATTTCCTCCTTCGGCAAGCTGCCGCAAATTGCAGAGCATGTGCTCAAGTCAATCCTGGAAGAACTAGTATCGGACCTGGAGTCCGAGTACGCGGTCACCGCCCTGGTACGCACTGGGAAATTG TTACCGAGATTAAACCCAGCATGTATGGATATAATTATCTCTTAGTTTTTTTAGATACTTTTTCAGGATGGGAAGAGGCCTTTCCCACCAAGAAGGAGACAGCCAACATAGTTGCCAAGAAATTACTGGAAGAAATTTTCCTGAGATATGGAATGCCCAAGGTATTAGGGTCAGACAATGGGCCTGCTTTTGTCTCCCAGGTAAGTCAGTCGGTGGCCAAGCTTTTGGGGATCGATTGGAAATTACATTGTACTTACAGACCCCAAAGTTCAGGACAGGTAGAAAGAATGAATAGAACTATCAAGGAGGCTCTATCTAAATTATTGCTTGAAACTGGCTCTAAAGATTGGGTCCAGCTCCTGCCTCTAGCACTCTATAGAGCCAGAAACACTCCTGGCCCTCATGGTCTAACACCTTTCGAAATCCTCTATGGTGCTCCCCCTCCAGTTGTCACATTCTTTGAGACAGATATCTCTAcccattccccttccccctctaTACAGGCCCACCTGCAAGCCTTGCAGCTGGTCCAACAAGAAGTGTGGAAGCCTCTAGCAGCTGCCTATCAGGAAGAACTTAACATCCCGTCGAAGCCTCATCCTTACAAAATCGGCGATACTGTCTGGGTCCGCAGGCATTGAGCCACAAACCTTGAACCCCTCTGGAAAGGACCTCATACGGTGCTCCTAACAACGCCCACGGCGCTAAAAGTTGACGGGATCGCAGCCTGGATCCATGCATCCCATGTAAAAGCGGCACACCCAGACGGGCAGACCAAACATCCTCAGAACTCGGAATGGACCGTCAGAC GCTCCAGTCCACATCTTACCAAGCAATTAACCTGGCAGGTTCTCTCTCAAACGGGGGAGGTCATCTGGTCCACATCGGGTCAACACACCCTGGGTACATGGTGGCCCACTCTCACCCCTGACTTCTGCCAGTTGGCAGCTGGGCTAAACAAATGGGATATCCCCACCGCTGATCCTCACTCATTACACTCCTATACTGGAGACCCCACGGGGGTCCAAGAACCCAGTTGTAAATCACCTATAGCTAGATGTAGGCTAGCTCAGTCAGATTTTTATGTCTGTCCTAAAGATGGTAGGACTCGCGATATGGCATATAGATGCGGGGGATACCAAGAATACTTTTGTGCCAAATGGGGATGTGAGACCACCGGAGATGCTTATTGGCACCCATCCTCTTCATGGGACTCAATTACCATCCGCAGGAATTATACTAAGTCCAATGAAAATACTTGCTATTTCTCCAGAGGATGGACCAACTATAAAAATGCCCTCTTGTTACCATTAAAAATTACCTTTAGGGATCAGAACCCAAGCAGCACTCCCTCCTGGGTGCAAGGAAAAACTTGGGGCTTTAGATGGTATCTCAATGGGAAAGATAAAGGCCTTACCCTTAAAATTAAACTTAACATTGAAAACCCCCGAACCTCGGGGATAGGTCCTAATCCAGTTTTACCAGACCAAAGA GCAAAACAGGCTCCCCCCAGAACCTGTTCTTCTCCTCCCAGTCATAAGTTAACCCTCCCTGAAGTATCGGGCCAGGGACTATGTTTAGGCAAGATACCATCCTCCCATCAGACACTATGTAATATAACAACCCTCATCTCCCCTGGTAACTACTATTTAGAAGCCCCCAATGGGACCTATTGGGCATGTAACACTGGTTTAACTCCCTGTATCTCTGCCCAACTCCCGAAGGCCACCGCAGATTACTGTGTGTTGGTCCAACTAAGGCCTAGAATCACCTACCACAGATCAGAGACCATCCTCCACTTCTATGAAAATAAACCTAGATATCGAAGGGAACCCCTTACCTTGACATTAGCCATATTATTAGGAGTTGGGGGAATAGCGGCAGGCATCGGAACAGGAACCTCCACCTTACTCCAAAGCGATCAGCTTATACATTTACAAGCCGCCATGACTGCTGATTTAGAGGCTATAGAAAAATCAATCACTGCCTTAGAAAAATCCCTAACCTCCCTCTCCGAGGTGGTCCTACAAAACAGGAGAGGGCTGGACCTATTGTTCTTGAGAGAGGGGGGATTATGCACAGCCCTCAAGGAAACATGTTGTTTTTATGCTGACCATACAGGGGTTGTTAGGGAAACCATGGATAAACTCAGAGAAAGACTAGCccaaagaaaaaaggattttgaaTCCCACCAGGGCTGGTTTGAAAATTGGTTTAATCGATCACCTTGGCTCACCACCTTACTATCCACCATCTTAGGGCCCCTTATTATACTTCTACTAATCCTCTCCATCGGCCCCTGTATCCTGAATAAACTCGTACAGTTTATGAAGGATCGCTTGTCAGTAATCCAGACAATGGTACTGACACAGCAATATCA